The genome window ATCTGGCACCATTATACGCTTCGAATGCAACAATTGCTTTGTGTTTTCGGCAGCTTGTGTAAATTCAACGCATGTCAGCGTGCAGGTATTGCCGAGGCAATTTGCTCCACCATATTCTTGACTGCAGTCTCTGCCGCGATGAGTTTTTCAGCGTCACGTGCGCGGATGACCAGCTCTGTCGAGAACTTGCCGTTTTCATATTTCGGATAGGAGCCGATGATCGTATCGGGATGGGCGGCCTGGATATCACGCAGTGGCACGGCAATCGCACCTTCGCCAAAGGGGCAATTCACCGAGCGGGACAGCAGCTGTTTTCCAACACTCAACGTTGGAATGACATTGTCGAGCATGGCTTGAAAAACGGATGGCACACCCGCCATCACATATACATTGCCGATATGGAAGCCGGGCGCAGTTGAAACGGGATTGTCAATGTGGACGGCGCCGCGCGGCATACGCGCCATGCGCTGGCGGCTCTCGGTAAATTCAATCCCGCGCGCCGCATAATTGTCGCCCATAAGTTTCATCGCTTTTGCATCGTGCTCGCATGGTACGCCAAAAGCCTTTGCAATCGCGTCGGCGGTTATGTCGTCATGAGTTGGGCCGATACCACCCGAGGTGAAGATATAATCATAGCGTTCACGCAGTGAATTGAGCGCTTCGACAATTCTGTCTTCTTCATCCGGAACGATACGTACTTCTTTGAGGTCAATGCCTACCGCCGTTAGAATATCGGCGAGGTGGCCAATATTCTTGTCTTTGGTTCGGCCGGATAGCAAT of Phyllobacterium zundukense contains these proteins:
- a CDS encoding competence/damage-inducible protein A, with amino-acid sequence MTNEVVIAAMLAIGDELLSGRTKDKNIGHLADILTAVGIDLKEVRIVPDEEDRIVEALNSLRERYDYIFTSGGIGPTHDDITADAIAKAFGVPCEHDAKAMKLMGDNYAARGIEFTESRQRMARMPRGAVHIDNPVSTAPGFHIGNVYVMAGVPSVFQAMLDNVIPTLSVGKQLLSRSVNCPFGEGAIAVPLRDIQAAHPDTIIGSYPKYENGKFSTELVIRARDAEKLIAAETAVKNMVEQIASAIPAR